The sequence below is a genomic window from Desulfobulbus oligotrophicus.
CGTACAACTTCACAGTTTAAGTACACCAGCCATACTGCAGCCTACACCGAGTAACGAGGTTAATGTGATGATCGGCCCTGGGATGAACAGGGCCGATCATTTTTGATTTTTTACTATGACGAGGAGCATGTTATGGCACTAAGCATAGAAGAGCTGAAAAAAGCCATCATTGAAAAGGCGAAGAAATCTCCCAAAGCGCAGCTGTACATTAAGGATTTCTACGCATGTGATCCTGATACCAAACCCAGAGACATCAAAAAAGTCGCCAATGCACTGGTCACCGAAGGTGAACTGATGTTCTGGTCATCCGGTTCGACGACCATGTATGCACGTCCAGACCGCATTCAGAACGAAGAAAAATAGATCTTTTCAACTGAAAGGTTGAAAGCAGAGACCATTTGTTGGATCTCTGCTTTTTTTTTTCTGCAGAGTAAGACAGCAGTTAACTTGCATGATCCATTTTCAGACGCACACTGACTCAACAAATCGAATAGCCAGAGAGATGGTCGCTGCTGGTGCTCCGGCCAGGACGGTGGTTGTCGCCGGCAGTCAGTCAGCTGGACGCGGTCAGTATGGCAGGGCCTTCAACTCACCTCCTGGGGGATTGTACTTCTCAAGTATAGTCGAGCCGCCCCTTCCTGTCATAAAGATACCCTTGGTTACACTTGCTACAGGAGTGGCTTGCCGTCGCGTCCTTCATGACAGTTTTGATATTCAGCCAATGCTTAAATGGCCGAACGATTTGTTTCTTTCTACAAAGAAGGTGGCAGGTATTCTATGTGAAAGTATCAGTAGGCAGCACCGCGATCCTGCAAGAGTTAAAGTCATTGTTGGTGTTGGCCTGAATGTAAACAGTACAATCGAACAATTTGATCCTGAGATCAGACCTTTAGTTACAACACTGCAAGAGGAGCTGGGCTATCCTGTTGATTTGAAGAATTTACTTCACCAAATCCTCTCTGCCATTGACAAAAGTGTGAAAGATCTTTCGGTAAATCATAGAACTGTTCTTGATGAGTGGCAGAGATATGATATGCTTCTGCATAAACCGGTGAAGTACCTCATAGAAAATGAGCAAATCAAAGGGGTCGGTCACGGGTTAACACCTGAGGGCTATTATCGGATCTGCGACTATGCCGGACAGGAACACACTGTTATCGGCGGTCAACTTCGGCTGGTCAGTCCCCAGTAGTCTTTTTAAGAACCGGATTGGTTTTTTTTCCTGTAAAGACGTCATCCGTATAATCTGATCGAAATACTGCCAAGCAATACGCCATGAATGATAAAAGGTATCGTGCACTTGTTGCCTATGAAGCTGCTGACAACACAATACAACGTCGGATCGAACAGAAAGATATAGACTCTCTGCCTGCAGGTGATGTTCTTATCCGGGTACACTACTCATCATTGAACTACAAGGATGCCCTCTCAGCCAGCGGTAATCGTGGTGTCACAAAACAATATCCACACACACCGGGTATTGATGCTGCAGGAATCGTCGTAACCTCAACTGATCCGGCATGGCAAAAGGGCGATCCGGTTATCTGTACGGGCTATGATTTGGGAATGAACATTGCCGGTGGTTTCGGCCAATACATACGGGTACCCGGCAGTTGGCTGGTTCGCCTCCCGCCCGGTCTCACACTACTGGAGAGTATGCGATTAGGAACAGCCGGATTCACCGCAGCGCAGTGTGTCTGGCATCTTGAACGAAACAACATCACTCCTGATAAAGGTCCAGTCCTGGTCACTGGTGCAAGCGGAGGCGTTGGAACTGTCGCTATTGTATTATTACGGGCCATTGGTTACAAAATTATCGCTGTAACTGGAAAACCCTCCGAGCACGCCTTTCTTACAGGCATTGGTGCCCATACTGTCATGAGTCGTAAAGAATTATTAAAAGATGCTGATAAGCTGCTGTTGCCGACACGCTGGCATGGGGTGGTTGATACTGTTGGCGGTGCTTTTCTTGCTGCAGCCATTAAGGGCACAGCCTTTGATGGCGTCGTAACCTGTTGTGGTAATGCGTCCTCCAGTGAGTTGGCGCTTTCAGTGTACCCGTTTATACTGCGGGGTGTTCATTTGATCGGTGTCTATTCAGCTAACTGCCCAATGGAAAGGCGAGTACGCATCTGGGAGAAATTAGCGGGAGAATGGAAAATTGACCGACTGGACACCATCAGTCGTCTGGTCAGTCTTGATCATCTTGAGGTTGAAATGAAGGCCATGCTTGCTGGAAAAGGGAAAGGACGCTGTGTCGTCGATTTAGGAGGAGCTGAGGATGTCTCTTGAGTTGGCAAAAGAAGTGATTGCAATAGAAGCTGAGGGGCTTCTTACTGTTCGTGATCGACTTGGTCATGAATTTGAAGTGGCAGTTGATATTATGATGAACTGTCCAAGTAGAGTCGTGGTCACTGGAATTGGAAAATCGGGCATTATCGGTCAAAAGGTGGCGGCAACCCTTAACTCTACAGGAACGTCTGCGATATTCCTGCATCCGGTTGAGGCTCTGCATGGGGATTTAGGCATGGTGACGTCTACGGATGTTGTCCTTGCTCTTTCGTACTCAGGGGAAACAGCCGAACTTAATCGTTTGTTGGGTAGTCTGAAGGAGCGTCGGATTAAAATTATCGCTCTCTGCGGTAACATTCAGTCAACTCTTGCTCAGCATGCAGAGGTGACCTTGAATGTTGCTGTACCCCGTGAGGCCTGTTCCCTTGGTTTAGCACCAACAACTTCAACAACAGCAACCCTGGCTCTGGGTGATGCCCTGGCAGTTGCCCTGTTGAATCGGAAACAGTTTCGAGCCGAGGACTTTCGACGGAATCACCCTGGAGGCAGTTTGGGGGAACGGTTGAAAGTTGCAGTTCGGGAGGTGATGCTGACTGGAGTGCAGGTGCCGGTCATCACAGATGACCAATCAGTATCAGATGCGGTGTTTGAATTAAACAGAAAGAACCTGGGGGCGGTAATGATTCAGGATGCAGCAAACAAGCTGGTGGGAATCATTACGGATGGAGATATCCGGCGGACGCTCTCCGTTCACAAAAATCTGCAGGAAGTTCATCTGACAGAGGTGATGACAAAAAATCCGGTGGCCATCGGTGGCTCACTTATGGCTGCTGATGCATTGAGCATCATGCAGCAACGCGAAATCACCGTCTTGGCAGTCACATCTGAACAGGGCTGTCTGGAAGGTATTTTGCACCTGCATAACCTGCTGGGTAAAGGAGAATTTAGATTTTTGATTTAATCAAAGTCTGTATCTTCGATGTTCAGAGGCATGCCTTCAATCATGGTAAATTGACCAACGACCTGAGCTCGTGTCGAATTGATAGTGCAACTCCAGTTTAGAGGTACTCCCCTGACTGCGTTCCAGACAGGTAAGGTTGAAAATAAGACTGTTCCCGATTTTTTTTGAAAACGTTGCCTTCGGCTGTGAGAGCTTTGACCCTTTAAATGTGGGATAGTTAGCGCGGAAAATAGTCTCAAAATGTTCTTCCAGCCAGGCTATTTTTTCATTTTGTAAGGCAATTTGTTGAGATTTTGCGATTTTTTCGTTTATTTTTTGGCCCACAATTTTCACGGTGGGATCTGACTGGTAGTTACTCGTCCGTATCAGCCTGAGAATTTCTCTGCTGTGTGTTAAAGCCGTATGCATATCACCCTTGTTTTCAGCAACAACAACTGCTTCCTGTAACTGTGCTATTTTAACGAGAAGCAGGGTCTTCTCAATTTTTCCTAAGGACTCCTCCTCCATATTTGTTGCAGAGTCCGGCTCAGTCGCCAGAAGATTGAGAGCATTTTGATATTCCTCTATGGCGGCCGGCCAGTTTTTCTGTTGATAGGCTTCTCTTGCGGTGGACAAGGTGAGATAAAGACGGGAGTTGATGAGGAGCCTGTGTAAATCCTGCCGTTCTTTTTCAGTCACTACAGTCGGGTTAACTGTTATAACCTGTTGAGCCTGCTCGAGGTATCGAATAGTTTCTTTCCATTGAGATTGGGTAAATGCCTTTTTTGATTGATCCAGCTCATGCCGAAAGGTGGCTGCT
It includes:
- a CDS encoding dissimilatory sulfite reductase D family protein — encoded protein: MALSIEELKKAIIEKAKKSPKAQLYIKDFYACDPDTKPRDIKKVANALVTEGELMFWSSGSTTMYARPDRIQNEEK
- a CDS encoding biotin--[acetyl-CoA-carboxylase] ligase, whose product is MIHFQTHTDSTNRIAREMVAAGAPARTVVVAGSQSAGRGQYGRAFNSPPGGLYFSSIVEPPLPVIKIPLVTLATGVACRRVLHDSFDIQPMLKWPNDLFLSTKKVAGILCESISRQHRDPARVKVIVGVGLNVNSTIEQFDPEIRPLVTTLQEELGYPVDLKNLLHQILSAIDKSVKDLSVNHRTVLDEWQRYDMLLHKPVKYLIENEQIKGVGHGLTPEGYYRICDYAGQEHTVIGGQLRLVSPQ
- a CDS encoding YhdH/YhfP family quinone oxidoreductase, whose protein sequence is MNDKRYRALVAYEAADNTIQRRIEQKDIDSLPAGDVLIRVHYSSLNYKDALSASGNRGVTKQYPHTPGIDAAGIVVTSTDPAWQKGDPVICTGYDLGMNIAGGFGQYIRVPGSWLVRLPPGLTLLESMRLGTAGFTAAQCVWHLERNNITPDKGPVLVTGASGGVGTVAIVLLRAIGYKIIAVTGKPSEHAFLTGIGAHTVMSRKELLKDADKLLLPTRWHGVVDTVGGAFLAAAIKGTAFDGVVTCCGNASSSELALSVYPFILRGVHLIGVYSANCPMERRVRIWEKLAGEWKIDRLDTISRLVSLDHLEVEMKAMLAGKGKGRCVVDLGGAEDVS
- a CDS encoding KpsF/GutQ family sugar-phosphate isomerase, giving the protein MSLELAKEVIAIEAEGLLTVRDRLGHEFEVAVDIMMNCPSRVVVTGIGKSGIIGQKVAATLNSTGTSAIFLHPVEALHGDLGMVTSTDVVLALSYSGETAELNRLLGSLKERRIKIIALCGNIQSTLAQHAEVTLNVAVPREACSLGLAPTTSTTATLALGDALAVALLNRKQFRAEDFRRNHPGGSLGERLKVAVREVMLTGVQVPVITDDQSVSDAVFELNRKNLGAVMIQDAANKLVGIITDGDIRRTLSVHKNLQEVHLTEVMTKNPVAIGGSLMAADALSIMQQREITVLAVTSEQGCLEGILHLHNLLGKGEFRFLI